The Aureispira anguillae genome contains a region encoding:
- a CDS encoding acyltransferase family protein — translation MIPKKTYLPVISSLRGWAATAICFYHFVWSTANYIENEFIRTIFYYAQYGVPMFFVISGVVLPLSMLNNNYQFKHLSTFISKRLIRLEPPYLVSLILGALYLIFQSYRHTDVMAFSWTNFLLHLGYLIPFVEGQQWINPIYWSLAVEFQYYLFLSIGWLALSHSKSYWRYSIYIIMLTACFISQDKALVFRWLPLFLIGIVYVLHQSKKIDFKEYLVISLLSLFSILYWLGLCNMLVTLFTLSIIHYYPNHNPFYSNWIGQRSYSLYLLHLIIGQALVNFLSHSYRLPYQKVLVILLGYGISLFAAWLLHKYIEKPSQIAAQQLIYPNSSTKHKINIE, via the coding sequence ATGATTCCTAAAAAGACCTACTTACCAGTTATTAGCAGCCTGCGTGGATGGGCGGCAACTGCCATTTGTTTTTATCATTTTGTATGGAGTACAGCCAATTATATTGAAAATGAGTTTATTCGAACCATTTTTTATTATGCCCAATATGGTGTTCCGATGTTTTTTGTAATTTCTGGAGTTGTTTTGCCCTTGAGTATGTTGAACAATAATTATCAATTCAAACATTTATCCACATTTATTAGTAAGCGGTTAATACGGCTTGAACCACCGTACCTCGTTTCCCTTATACTTGGTGCACTCTATCTTATTTTTCAAAGCTACCGACATACTGATGTTATGGCTTTCTCTTGGACTAATTTTTTGTTGCACTTGGGTTATTTAATCCCCTTCGTTGAAGGGCAACAATGGATCAATCCCATTTACTGGTCTTTAGCGGTAGAATTTCAATACTATCTATTTTTAAGCATAGGCTGGCTGGCATTAAGCCACTCTAAATCATATTGGCGATACAGTATCTATATTATAATGTTAACAGCTTGTTTTATCAGTCAAGATAAAGCGTTAGTTTTTAGATGGCTTCCTTTATTTTTAATAGGAATTGTTTATGTACTGCATCAATCTAAAAAGATTGATTTCAAAGAGTATTTAGTGATTTCTTTACTGAGCTTGTTTAGTATTTTATACTGGTTGGGGCTCTGCAATATGTTGGTCACCCTTTTCACCTTATCAATTATCCATTATTACCCTAACCATAACCCTTTTTATAGCAATTGGATTGGTCAACGATCCTATTCCCTTTATTTATTGCATTTAATAATAGGTCAAGCCCTTGTTAATTTTTTATCGCACAGTTATAGACTTCCCTATCAAAAAGTTTTGGTGATTTTATTAGGCTATGGCATTAGTCTTTTTGCTGCATGGCTATTGCACAAGTATATAGAAAAGCCCAGTCAAATAGCAGCTCAACAATTGATCTACCCTAATTCATCAACTAAGCACAAGATAAACATAGAATAA
- a CDS encoding Rho GTPase-activating protein — translation MHKPPTNHLLQLILSLTKGEKKHFRLLVTRHQTGEAPLFLKLFDHLDKYKIYDEKLLLKRIPKIKKQQLSNLKNHLHKQLLASVRILNRTHNLDITIREQLDYARLLYNKGLYHQSLDILAKTKTKAYYARQLVLILEIIEFEKRIESQYITRSIDTRAEELAAESKQITSKLCQEHELSDLSLLLYGQYLKTGFSRNEEESLYLKKTFEQRLSSYLPQKLSFYGQLYLFQSHIWYYHIQQNFKGCYRYARKWVDLFEEAPEMQTNDCPLYLKGLHNLLSSLFNLRAYQRFIAALELLERFKSIPNTPHSTHVTGSICLFRYIHRIGKHFMEGSFSEGVLWLQDVITVIENNPYNWDPHRIMVFYYKIASLYFGSGDPAQATVYLNRIINHKKQSIREDIQCFTRILNLIAHYELGNTQLIEYQIKSVYRFLRKMKDLNQVQKRILLFLQKTPYLVPSELRPAFIKLYQELKVLEENSSEQRSFLYLDLLSWLESKINNVPVEQVIQEKFRKRLEA, via the coding sequence ATGCATAAACCACCAACCAATCATCTTTTGCAACTAATTTTGTCCTTAACAAAAGGAGAAAAAAAACATTTCCGTCTTTTGGTTACCCGCCATCAAACAGGAGAAGCCCCCCTATTCTTAAAGCTTTTTGATCATTTAGACAAGTACAAGATTTATGATGAAAAACTACTCTTAAAGAGGATTCCTAAGATTAAGAAGCAGCAATTATCCAATCTAAAAAATCATTTACACAAACAATTATTGGCTAGTGTTCGTATCCTCAATCGAACTCATAATCTAGATATTACAATCCGAGAACAATTGGATTATGCCCGTTTATTGTATAACAAAGGGCTGTATCATCAAAGTCTTGACATTTTAGCCAAAACAAAAACCAAGGCCTATTATGCTCGCCAGCTTGTTCTTATTTTAGAAATCATAGAATTTGAAAAGCGAATAGAGTCTCAATACATCACCCGAAGTATAGATACTAGAGCCGAGGAATTAGCCGCAGAATCCAAACAGATAACTTCTAAACTTTGCCAAGAGCATGAACTGTCTGATTTATCACTTTTGCTATATGGTCAATACCTAAAAACAGGTTTTAGTCGCAACGAAGAAGAAAGCCTTTATTTAAAAAAGACGTTTGAACAACGGCTGTCATCTTATTTACCTCAAAAATTAAGCTTTTATGGTCAATTGTATCTTTTCCAGTCGCACATTTGGTACTACCATATCCAGCAAAACTTTAAAGGTTGTTATCGTTATGCTCGTAAATGGGTTGATTTATTTGAGGAGGCACCAGAAATGCAAACAAACGATTGCCCCCTATATCTAAAGGGCTTACACAACCTACTCTCTTCTCTTTTTAATCTAAGAGCTTACCAACGGTTCATTGCAGCCTTAGAATTACTAGAACGTTTTAAAAGTATACCCAATACCCCCCATTCTACACATGTAACAGGTAGTATCTGTCTATTTCGTTATATCCATCGTATTGGAAAGCATTTTATGGAAGGAAGTTTTTCGGAAGGAGTCCTATGGCTACAAGACGTTATTACGGTCATTGAAAATAATCCTTACAATTGGGACCCACACCGAATCATGGTATTTTATTATAAAATTGCCTCCCTCTATTTTGGCAGTGGGGATCCAGCACAAGCCACTGTTTATTTGAATCGTATTATCAATCACAAAAAGCAAAGTATTCGAGAGGATATTCAATGCTTTACTCGTATTTTAAATTTAATTGCGCACTATGAGTTAGGAAACACCCAATTAATTGAATATCAAATAAAATCTGTTTATCGTTTTTTACGTAAAATGAAAGACCTAAACCAAGTTCAGAAACGAATTTTACTGTTCTTACAAAAAACACCCTATTTAGTCCCTAGTGAATTAAGACCTGCCTTCATTAAGCTTTATCAGGAATTAAAGGTATTAGAAGAAAATTCTAGTGAGCAACGTTCTTTTTTATATCTTGATCTTCTTTCTTGGTTAGAGAGCAAAATTAATAACGTTCCTGTGGAGCAAGTTATTCAAGAAAAATTTAGAAAACGTTTAGAAGCCTAA
- the pdxH gene encoding pyridoxamine 5'-phosphate oxidase, translating into MDEKSLNIEDLRKDYNLYSLDRTDVFESPIKQFQKWFKEAQEANIAEPNIMTLATATADGIPSARIMLLKGADEEGFRFYTNHESKKGQQLEENPNVALVFFWEALQRQVRIQGQVSLLSEADSTAYFQSRPKGSQIGAWASPQSQILTDRTLLENEVKKVSEAYQNQDKLPKPPHWGGYIVKPYQIEFWQGRSSRLHDRLRYTLTELTPKKWKIERLAP; encoded by the coding sequence ATGGACGAAAAATCGTTGAATATAGAAGATTTACGAAAGGACTATAACTTGTATTCTTTAGATAGAACAGATGTCTTTGAGTCACCCATTAAGCAATTCCAAAAATGGTTTAAGGAAGCGCAAGAAGCCAATATTGCGGAGCCTAATATAATGACGCTGGCGACAGCAACGGCTGATGGAATCCCATCTGCCCGTATTATGTTGTTAAAAGGAGCGGATGAAGAAGGCTTTCGTTTTTACACCAATCACGAAAGTAAAAAAGGACAGCAATTAGAAGAAAATCCTAATGTGGCATTGGTCTTCTTTTGGGAAGCGCTACAACGTCAAGTTAGGATACAAGGGCAAGTTTCTCTATTGTCAGAGGCAGATTCTACAGCATATTTCCAGAGTCGCCCTAAAGGTAGCCAGATCGGTGCTTGGGCTTCCCCTCAGAGCCAAATACTAACTGACCGAACTTTGTTGGAGAATGAGGTCAAAAAGGTATCCGAAGCGTATCAAAATCAAGATAAATTGCCTAAACCTCCACATTGGGGAGGTTATATTGTAAAACCTTATCAAATAGAGTTTTGGCAGGGCAGAAGTAGCCGTTTGCATGATCGTTTGCGGTATACCTTGACAGAGTTAACGCCTAAAAAATGGAAGATTGAACGCCTTGCACCATAA
- a CDS encoding 2-isopropylmalate synthase has product MQQKKITIFDTTLRDGEQTPGCQLMPEQKIKIAQKLEALGVDVIEAGFPISSAGDFEAVQAIAQQIQSTTVCALSRAIEEDIKVAAEALKFAKFPRIHTGIGTSPTHMKYKLKASPEQIIERAVAAVSFAKKQVEDVEFYAEDAGRSDTVFLAKVIEAVIKAGATTVNIPDTTGYCLPNEYGHKIAYLKQNVKGIDQVIISAHCHNDLGLATANAIEAIKNGAEQIECTINGIGERAGNTAMEEVVMIINQHESLPFYTNIDTTKFAAISRLVANQMNMPVQANKAIIGSNAFAHSSGIHQDGIIKHRETYEIINPSSVGVETSSIVLTARSGRAALAFRAKEIGMTIEGKELDLAYQKFLIAADQQKVIQQDDLYQLLKTI; this is encoded by the coding sequence ATGCAACAAAAAAAAATAACAATTTTTGATACCACACTTCGGGATGGTGAGCAAACGCCAGGTTGTCAATTGATGCCTGAGCAAAAAATAAAAATTGCTCAAAAATTAGAAGCCCTAGGTGTTGATGTTATCGAAGCAGGCTTCCCGATTTCTAGTGCTGGCGACTTTGAAGCAGTACAAGCCATTGCTCAACAAATCCAATCTACTACCGTTTGTGCATTGTCTCGTGCCATTGAAGAAGATATAAAAGTTGCTGCCGAGGCACTGAAATTTGCCAAATTTCCTAGAATTCATACTGGAATAGGAACTTCTCCTACGCATATGAAATACAAACTAAAAGCAAGCCCTGAACAAATTATTGAACGGGCTGTAGCTGCGGTTTCATTTGCCAAAAAGCAGGTAGAAGATGTTGAATTTTATGCGGAAGATGCTGGGCGCAGTGATACGGTGTTTCTGGCTAAAGTAATAGAGGCTGTTATCAAAGCTGGAGCAACAACCGTTAATATTCCAGATACAACAGGCTATTGTTTGCCCAATGAATATGGGCATAAGATTGCCTACCTTAAGCAAAATGTAAAAGGAATTGATCAGGTGATTATTTCAGCACACTGTCACAATGATTTAGGTTTGGCGACAGCAAATGCCATCGAAGCCATCAAAAATGGGGCAGAGCAAATAGAGTGTACCATCAATGGAATTGGCGAACGAGCAGGGAACACGGCAATGGAAGAGGTCGTAATGATTATTAACCAACACGAATCGTTGCCTTTTTATACCAATATAGATACGACAAAATTTGCAGCAATTAGCCGTTTAGTTGCTAATCAGATGAATATGCCTGTGCAAGCAAACAAAGCAATTATTGGTAGTAATGCTTTTGCACATTCTTCGGGAATTCATCAAGATGGAATCATTAAACATCGAGAAACATACGAAATTATCAACCCTAGTAGCGTAGGAGTTGAAACATCATCTATTGTGCTTACTGCTAGAAGTGGTCGGGCAGCGTTGGCCTTTAGAGCCAAAGAAATTGGGATGACAATAGAAGGCAAAGAACTAGATTTAGCCTATCAAAAATTTCTAATTGCTGCCGATCAGCAAAAGGTGATACAACAAGATGATTTATACCAACTCTTAAAAACAATTTAA
- the leuC gene encoding 3-isopropylmalate dehydratase large subunit, producing the protein MAKTLFDKLWDAHVVTAATPTMDVLYIDRHYIHEVTSPQAFDVLRKRKLRVRCPKRTTATMDHNVPTQNQELPIQNESSRIQVEQLIQNCQDFGIELFGLGSPKQGIVHVIGPEQGLTRPGMTIVCGDSHTSTHGAFACIAFGIGTSQVAQVLATQSLVVERPKTMRIIIDGVLNAGVTAKDVILFLVAQLGVGGGTGYFVEYAGEVIQALSMEERMTICNMSIELGARGGLVAVDQTTLNYVEEHSATYLTQEEQKHWQNLYSDKSAVFDQELYFDGGSIAPMITYGTNPGMGVSIDARIPEKSNAKSLGYMGFQVGQLVQGVKIDYVFIGSCTNARIEDLRAAAKLIGRRKKAAHVTAWVVPGSQKVAAQAKEEGLDQIFEAAGFEFRQPGCSACLAMNEDKIPVGAYCVATSNRNFEGRQGVGARTLLASPLTAVQSALVGHVSDPRLAFKYQEQLHL; encoded by the coding sequence ATGGCTAAAACACTTTTTGATAAACTTTGGGATGCTCATGTGGTAACAGCGGCAACTCCTACCATGGATGTGCTATATATTGATCGGCATTATATCCATGAGGTAACTAGCCCACAGGCGTTTGATGTCTTGCGAAAAAGAAAGTTGAGGGTGCGTTGCCCAAAACGGACCACAGCAACCATGGATCATAATGTACCTACTCAAAATCAAGAATTACCAATTCAAAATGAATCCTCTAGGATACAAGTAGAACAACTCATTCAGAATTGTCAAGATTTTGGAATTGAATTATTTGGCTTGGGAAGTCCCAAGCAGGGCATTGTACATGTTATTGGACCAGAGCAGGGCTTAACCCGCCCAGGAATGACAATCGTTTGTGGAGATAGCCATACTTCTACGCATGGTGCATTTGCTTGCATTGCTTTTGGAATAGGGACAAGTCAGGTAGCGCAGGTATTAGCAACCCAAAGTCTGGTGGTGGAACGCCCCAAAACAATGCGGATTATAATTGATGGGGTTTTGAACGCAGGCGTAACGGCAAAGGATGTAATCCTTTTTCTTGTTGCTCAATTGGGAGTAGGTGGAGGAACAGGCTATTTTGTAGAATATGCAGGGGAAGTAATTCAGGCTTTATCGATGGAAGAGCGCATGACCATTTGCAATATGAGCATTGAGTTGGGGGCAAGGGGAGGTTTGGTTGCAGTGGATCAAACTACCCTAAACTATGTGGAAGAACACAGTGCTACCTATCTGACTCAAGAAGAACAAAAACATTGGCAAAACCTCTATTCGGATAAATCGGCGGTATTTGACCAAGAACTTTACTTTGATGGAGGTTCAATTGCTCCTATGATCACTTATGGCACCAATCCAGGGATGGGCGTTTCTATTGATGCTCGAATTCCTGAAAAAAGCAATGCTAAATCATTGGGTTATATGGGGTTTCAAGTTGGGCAATTAGTCCAAGGTGTTAAAATTGACTATGTTTTTATTGGCAGTTGTACCAATGCTAGAATTGAAGATTTGCGTGCTGCTGCGAAGCTTATTGGTAGACGAAAAAAAGCGGCACATGTAACGGCTTGGGTTGTTCCTGGATCGCAAAAAGTAGCGGCACAAGCAAAAGAAGAAGGCTTGGACCAAATCTTTGAAGCGGCAGGTTTTGAATTTAGGCAGCCTGGCTGCTCGGCTTGTTTGGCGATGAATGAAGATAAAATTCCAGTAGGTGCTTATTGTGTAGCTACGTCCAATCGAAATTTTGAAGGGCGACAGGGCGTAGGAGCTAGAACTTTGTTAGCGAGTCCCTTAACTGCTGTTCAATCTGCATTGGTAGGGCATGTGTCCGATCCAAGGCTTGCTTTTAAATACCAAGAGCAGTTACATTTATAA